From Pseudopipra pipra isolate bDixPip1 chromosome 9, bDixPip1.hap1, whole genome shotgun sequence, a single genomic window includes:
- the NMNAT2 gene encoding nicotinamide/nicotinic acid mononucleotide adenylyltransferase 2 — MTETTKTHVILLACGSFNPITKGHIQMFERARDYLHKTGRFIVIGGIVSPVHDSYGKTGLVSSRHRLTMCQLAVQSSDWIRVDPWECYQDTWQTTCSVLEHHRDLMKRVTGCILSNVNTPSITPVIGQPQNESSQNIYQNNNNVSNKPTAAKILGKVGESLSRICCVRPPMERFTFVDENANLGTVMRYEEIELRILLLCGSDLLESFCIPGLWNEADMEVIVGEFGIVVVPRDGADPDRIMNHSSILRKYKNNILVVKDDSNHPMSVVSSTKSRLALQHGDGHVVDYLCQPVIDYILKSQLYINASG, encoded by the exons AGCGAGCCCGGGATTACCTGCACAAGACCGGACGCTTCATCGTCATCGGTGGCATCGTCTCGCCCGTGCATGACTCCTATGGGAAGACG GGTCTGGTCTCGAGCCGGCACCGCCTGACCATGTGCCAGCTGGCTGTCCAGTCCTCTGACTGGATCAG GGTGGACCCCTGGGAGTGCTACCAGGACACCTGGCAGACCACCTGCAGTGTGCTGGAGCACCACCGTGACCTGATGAAG AGAGTGACTGGATGCATCCTCTCCAATGTCAACACGCCCTCCATCACCCCTGTGATTGGCCAGCCCCAGAATGAGTCCTCGCAGAACATCTACCAGAACAACAACAATGTCTCCAACAAGCCCACTGCAG CAAAAATCCTGGGGAAGGTGGGAGAAAGTCTGAGCCGAATTTGCTGTGTTCGCCCACCCATGGAACGCTTCACATTTGTGG atGAAAATGCCAACCTGGGGACAGTGATGCGATATGAGGAGATCG agCTTCGCATCTTACTGCTCTGTGGCAGCGACCTGCTGGAGTCCTTCTGCATCCCCGGTCTCTGGAACGAGGCGGAT ATGGAGGTGATCGTCGGGGAGTTCGGGATCGTGGTGGTGCCCCGGGATGGAGCAGATCCCGACCGGATCATGAACCACTCCTCCATCCTCCGCAAGTACAAA aaCAACATCCTGGTGGTGAAGGATGACTCAAACCACCCCATGTCGGTCGTCAGCTCCACCAAAAGCAG ACTGGCCCTGCAGCACGGGGATGGACACGTTGTGGATTACCTCTGCCAGCCTGTCATCGACTACATCCTCAAGAGCCAGCTGTACATCAACGCCTCTGGCTAG